The stretch of DNA TTATTGATAAATCATTTTCTCTGACTCAGGGAACCCTTATATCCTGTAGTAATAATAATTCAGGAACGGGAACCTATGATCTCACCACTGCAGATGTGGGTGCCGGAGCAATTCCCAACCTAACATTTCAGTACTACCCTTCGCTTCCTGATGCCAATAATGGCACCAATGAGATCACTAACCCATATGTATATATAGCTCCTGCAGGATCTGCGTATGTGAAAGCAACGAATGAATTCGGCTGTACTTCTATAGCAGAAATCAAACTTAACTTCCATCCGATAGTAACCGTATTGGAGCCTTCTATAAGGTCTTGTTTTATTGAAACCAACCCTTCTACAGCATTATTTGATCTTACAGGCATTGCTGTAACAACACAGACCGGGACCACTAAAAAGTTCTATCCATCCATGACGGATGCCGTTAACGCAACAAATGAAATCCTTACACCAGACAACTATATTGCTCCGAATGGATTGGTATTTGTCAGAGTATCGAATGCCAACGGCTGCTTTACCGTTGCTAAAATTACTTTAGTTGTATTACCACCGGTAAAATCTACAGTCCTTGCCGACAAGATTATTTGTATGGAAGATACTACAACCCTTGATGCAGGCCCTGGATTCTCTGCTTACGAATGGAGTACGGGCGCTACCACGCAAACCATTACCAATGTCAGTGTGGGGACGTATTGGGTGAAATTAAAAACCGGAGAATGTTTCACCAAACAAACCGTAACGGTTTATCCTACTGAACAACCGGTAATCACCAACGTAGATGTTTCTACCAACACATTAACAGTGAATGTAATTGGAGGAACTCCACCTTACAAGTATTCATTGGATAATATCAACTGGCAGGATTCTAATGTATTCAACAATGTACCAAGAGGAGACAGCCATATTTATGTAAAAGATGCTTATGATTGTGATCCGATTGACATTATCGTGGTAGTCCCTAATTTAATTAATGTGATTACTCCTAACAATGATGGGATTAATGATGTTATTGATTATTCCGCATTGGCACACAAACAAAATCTAGTAGTAAGTATTTTTGACAGATATGGTGCTCAGATTTTCCGTGCCGATAAAACGAATGGATACAAGTGGGATGGCACAACCAACGG from Chryseobacterium piperi encodes:
- a CDS encoding T9SS C-terminal target domain-containing protein, with protein sequence MKKALLFITFLVSHFFFAQNNDCVTAIPICSNANITQTPNGIGDHDEGNAGCLNGENNSIWFTFSTLSAGTLTFEINPVNNVDYDWALYGPNNNCTEIQTIDPIRCSYDAPSPGQYVTGLNLTSLDTSEGAGTDNLGNPSDGMVKYIDVLPGQVYYLLIDNFSPTISQFSLTFGGSAGLLTPFGDPVLQPFPFVVPGPNHDGVLTICDLNFDFSTLTSGILNGNPNFVVKYYKTATDALDDANPITNPIAVDPTNTYSYVISYSDPTSPASFLNKCKQFGTIKFIDKSFSLTQGTLISCSNNNSGTGTYDLTTADVGAGAIPNLTFQYYPSLPDANNGTNEITNPYVYIAPAGSAYVKATNEFGCTSIAEIKLNFHPIVTVLEPSIRSCFIETNPSTALFDLTGIAVTTQTGTTKKFYPSMTDAVNATNEILTPDNYIAPNGLVFVRVSNANGCFTVAKITLVVLPPVKSTVLADKIICMEDTTTLDAGPGFSAYEWSTGATTQTITNVSVGTYWVKLKTGECFTKQTVTVYPTEQPVITNVDVSTNTLTVNVIGGTPPYKYSLDNINWQDSNVFNNVPRGDSHIYVKDAYDCDPIDIIVVVPNLINVITPNNDGINDVIDYSALAHKQNLVVSIFDRYGAQIFRADKTNGYKWDGTTNGGKKVPTGTYWYSVTWNENDKRNTPFKFSSWIMVKNRE